TCCATGTACCGCTGCACcagattttaatttttttttccgtCAGCAACAAAGATTCAGTGATTGCTTGCTTGCTAGATTTCGAGACGGAGGAGGCTGCCGCTGAACTCTGGTCCTTACCCTGAGCCTGTACTTGTAGAAGGCGAACCCGGCGAGCCCGGCGCCTGCGAGGCACGACAGCACCAGCACCGCCACCAGCCACCccatcgccgccgcgctcttccccACGCAGGTGTCCTCGGCCTGGATGTACACctggttgccgccgccgccgcagctgcagTGGTACCCGCCCCAGTTGTTCCGGCAGGAGCAGCCCGGGCAGGTGCACGCCAGCTTCTCGCTGCACTCGTCCACGTCTGCAATGGCGGTCCGGAGTATCATCAGTCTCCTACCACCCACAGCCACAGGCCACGGAGAAACTGCAAGTGGAAGGAAGGTGAGCGACTGAACGAGGTGAACGCACCTTCGCAGGTGATGCCGTCTCCCTTGAACCCCGGCGGGCACTCGCACCCGCTGAGCGACCCCGAGCCCTTGCAGGCGGAGAAGGTCTTGCCGTGCCTCGTCTCCTTCCAGCACCCGCCGTTGTTGGCGGCGCACCGCCCCGGCCCGACGGGCTTGCACTCCTTGTACCCGTTTCCCTCGTACTGCACGCCGTCCACCGCCGGACACTCGCACACCCTCCCCCTGTACGTGTCCTGCAGTGCCAACGCGCACACCGGTCAGTTTACTGTGGGAGTAAGTCTCAACTCTCAAGTGTTGTGAAAAGCAGAAAAGGAATGAGGTATGCTGTAGTGTACCCTGCACGCGGTGATGTTGGTCTTGTCGTCGCGCCAGCAGCCGCCGTTGTTGTGCATGCACTCGTCCGTCTCCATGTCTGCCAGAGAGATCATACAGATTACTCAGTAATTAGCAGTGAGCAGAACTAATGAAATGAAGCGATCGACCAGGAAAACAGCCGGCAACTGTTATCATCAGGTTGTAAAATGTAAACCTTGTGTCATGCAGACACGGGGCTCCGTGGTCTCCTTGAAACCGGCGCAGATCGCCTTGAGGACGGCCGTGCTCTCCagcttccctgcaaaacagaaaCAAAACCACGATCAGTTTCTTTCAGGCAAATCCAGCAGTGTCAATTCTCTTGTCGCCATGAAACTTGGAGCAACCGAACCCGATCGTACCCCTGTACTGCACGTTGTTGATGACCAGCGTGGGCAGGATGGTGACGTCCCCTCGATTCCCCTGCCCGACCTGCACGACCTGCTCCGTCCGGAGCACGTCgttgtcggcgtcggcgtcggggtcgCCCATGCACTTCTCAATCATCTCCGCCGGCAGGCCGAGCGACGCCACCACCTCCTCGGCGCACCCGCGGGAGTACTTCTTCTCCCGCATGGAGCACCGCACGCGGTAGTCGGCCACGAAGTCCCACCACGCCCACGACGCGTTGCGGGCGTTGGCCACCCGGTGCACGCACAGCTGCCGGAGgttctccagcaccacgtcgcggcCCCGGTAGCCGGCGCCGAGGTCCCCCTCCGGGTCCGGCGCGCAGTAGCGGCCGCGGTTGATGCACTGCGACGCGCACTGCCGCGTGCCGCGGTACTCGTCGGGGCAGAACCAGGTGATGTAGTGCGGCGTGAAGAGCGCGTCGCCGGCCTTCTCCAGCAGCTGCGCGTGGCCCCGGAACGCCGCCACGAACGCCGCCTGCTCGTCGCACCGCGGCCCGCACTCGTCGTTGCTGTTGGTCCACAGCTCGTACTCCACCCGCGCGTCCGGGTTCGGCATCGACTCGCGCCAGTCGAGACGGACCACCACCTCGGCGCCGCCGGAGCTGGACGCCGCGGCGCGGAGCGCGTCGCCGAAGGGCTTGGAGACGAGCGCGGAGGGGGCGGTGATGTTGGCCAGGAAGGCCATGTCGGGGGTCTCCTCCTCCGGGGTGTCCATGGTCAGCAGCGGCTCGTCCACGCTGTCGGCGACCagcaccgccgccgcgcccgcctgcTGCGCGTGCCACGTCTTGAGCGCGAAGTAGCAGCCGCCGCGGTCCACCAGGAGCACCACGGGCCGGCTGGACCGCGACTTGAACGCCGTCGCCCCGAACGGCTTGCACCCGTTGGCCTGCCCCGCGTCCGCCGGGTACAGCACCACGCCGGTCAGCGTGCCGCCGTAGTCCGGGACGCCGTAGTTGGCGATCGCGGCCTCGTGGCGGCCCCGGAGCGAGTGCGGCGACAGCACCTTGATGCTGTTCTTCTCCACCACGAACCGCGCCGACGCCACGCTCGCCGTGGCCACGACGACGAGCCACAGCGCGGCCGCGAGCCTGCCCCTCCTCCCGTGCCCGTGGAGCGCCATCGCCATGCCTCTCGGTCCGGTCTAGCTCTGCTTCCTCTGCGTTCTTGGGAAGAAAATTTCGTGGCTGGGTTGGTTAAAACAGGAGACCACGTAGTGGAGACGACATGGAAGTTTTCCAGGTACGAGTTTTCATAGGAAATGTGTAGACGAGAATAAAAACATTTTGGGGGAGGGGAATTGGTCCGTAGACTGCAAATTGGAGTCTAGAGATTCAAAGGTTGAAATCTTCTACGTTATGTCGCTGTACAAGATGATGTAACAACTTTGTAATTTTGCATTGACCGGCTGCAAGTCTGCTaaatgttttttttttctttggaaGGGGCACTATATGATAGTACGAGAGATGTGACAATGCTTGCTTCGCACAGCAACACACCATGTCGTGATAATTAGGCTCCGACCAATTCCATTCTTCTCCATATGAGAGTCGTGACACtgacattggagatgccctaaccaaCCAGCTCAAGGTTGGGGTCAGTCAGCGGGTGAGGGCAATCATGGCAACTGGCCGTGTGGGATCAGGCAGACGTGCCAAGAACAACTCAACCCTATTTCCTACTACACATCAGATCCGATCCGTTTAATTCAAACAATAACACAACTACCCAAGCCATGATAATTAAACGCATTCTGGTGGATGCTTAATAAGGCCACTAATTGATGCTTACTACATGAGAGATCATGTTCGAGTACATCATCTGGCATGACAAAAAACC
This region of Triticum aestivum cultivar Chinese Spring chromosome 2D, IWGSC CS RefSeq v2.1, whole genome shotgun sequence genomic DNA includes:
- the LOC123054326 gene encoding vacuolar-sorting receptor 7, encoding MAMALHGHGRRGRLAAALWLVVVATASVASARFVVEKNSIKVLSPHSLRGRHEAAIANYGVPDYGGTLTGVVLYPADAGQANGCKPFGATAFKSRSSRPVVLLVDRGGCYFALKTWHAQQAGAAAVLVADSVDEPLLTMDTPEEETPDMAFLANITAPSALVSKPFGDALRAAASSSGGAEVVVRLDWRESMPNPDARVEYELWTNSNDECGPRCDEQAAFVAAFRGHAQLLEKAGDALFTPHYITWFCPDEYRGTRQCASQCINRGRYCAPDPEGDLGAGYRGRDVVLENLRQLCVHRVANARNASWAWWDFVADYRVRCSMREKKYSRGCAEEVVASLGLPAEMIEKCMGDPDADADNDVLRTEQVVQVGQGNRGDVTILPTLVINNVQYRGKLESTAVLKAICAGFKETTEPRVCMTQDMETDECMHNNGGCWRDDKTNITACRDTYRGRVCECPAVDGVQYEGNGYKECKPVGPGRCAANNGGCWKETRHGKTFSACKGSGSLSGCECPPGFKGDGITCEDVDECSEKLACTCPGCSCRNNWGGYHCSCGGGGNQVYIQAEDTCVGKSAAAMGWLVAVLVLSCLAGAGLAGFAFYKYRLRRYMDSEVAAIMSQYMPLEGQSTSGEHRPLREEAVEAA